A single region of the Brachypodium distachyon strain Bd21 chromosome 3, Brachypodium_distachyon_v3.0, whole genome shotgun sequence genome encodes:
- the LOC100836961 gene encoding WD repeat-containing protein RUP2, whose product MTSRPSSSSHSPSSSSSSASAYQETSRRDEADGGGIAAANPAEDNEADELSPRGCEWEFRLAATVPSPAMVGASDAIGSVDFDPSGSLLATAGIARKVRIYNAATLLLDQQSSSPAACICVPAKLSSVRWRPDSSSSGRFVGCGDYDGVVTEYDLDRGGAATWERDEHSGRRVWALDYSPSSSMAASGSDDRTAHVWDPRSPAAGWATAKASGPVLCVEFDPSGAPRLAVGSADRRAALYDVRNMGRGPVATAEGHARAVTYVRWAPGDRLVTSAADGTHRLWDWAAAGAQGMVGPGREVRAYSGHVSGRSFVGMGLWRGPGLVACGSESNHVFVYDLRWPKPVWVHPFFVPSGDGGGGFVSAVAWRQQAEDGGGGDAGVLVAGGSDGVLKLFTCRRRWRRLRDGEEEDDDPVEDVDGEHQ is encoded by the coding sequence ATGACCAGCcgcccctcttcttcttctcattctccttcttcttcttcttcttccgcctCCGCTTACCAAGAAACCTCGCGCCGGGACGAagctgacggcggcggcattgctgctgctaatCCGGCGGAGGACAACGAAGCCGACGAGCTGTCGCCGCGGGGGTGCGAATGGGAGTTCCGGCTGGCGGCGACGGTGCCGTCCCCGGCCATGGTGGGCGCGTCCGACGCCATCGGCAGCGTCGACTTCGACCCCTCCGGCTccctcctcgccaccgccggcatCGCCCGCAAGGTCCGCATCTACAACGCCGCCACCCTCCTCCTTGACCAGCAATCGTCTAGCCCCGCCGCGTGCATCTGCGTCCCCGCCAAGCTCAGCAGCGTCCGCTGGCGCcccgactcctcctcctccggccgcttCGTCGGCTGCGGCGACTACGACGGCGTCGTCACCGAGTACGACCTggaccgcggcggcgccgccacctgGGAGCGCGACGAGCactccggccgccgcgtcTGGGCGCTCGACtactccccttcttcctccatggCGGCGTCGGGTTCCGACGACCGCACGGCCCACGTCTGGGACCCGCGATCCCCGGCGGCGGGCTGGGCCACGGCGAAGGCTTCCGGGCCCGTGCTCTGCGTCGAGTTCGACCCGTCCGGCGCCCCGCGGCTCGCCGTGGGCTCCGCGGACCGGCGGGCGGCCCTCTACGACGTGCGCAACATGGGCCGGGGGCCCGTGGCCACAGCGGAGGGCCACGCGCGGGCCGTGACGTACGTGCGCTGGGCCCCGGGGGACCGGCTCGTGACGTCCGCCGCCGACGGGACGCACCGGCTCTGGGACTGGGCCGCGGCTGGGGCCCAGGGGATGGTTGGCCCGGGGAGGGAGGTGCGGGCGTACAGCGGGCATGTGAGTGGCAGGAGCTTCGTGGGCATGGGCCTGTGGCGCGGGCCGGGCCTCGTGGCCTGTGGGTCTGAGTCGAACCATGTGTTTGTCTACGACCTCCGCTGGCCCAAGCCCGTCTGGGTCCACCCCTTCTTCGTCCcttccggcgacggcggtggcggattCGTCAGCGCCGTCGCGTGGCGGCAGCAGGCGGaagacggcggtggcggagatgCCGGGGTGCTCGTCGCTGGCGGGTCGGACGGCGTGCTGAAGCTGTTCACGTgccgccggcgatggcgacggCTGAGAgacggcgaggaagaagatgatgaccCGGTGGAAGATGTGGACGGCGAGCACCAGTAG